The following proteins are co-located in the Leptodactylus fuscus isolate aLepFus1 chromosome 8, aLepFus1.hap2, whole genome shotgun sequence genome:
- the LOC142216927 gene encoding hemoglobin larval subunit alpha-like, translating to MTFSDAEKAAIASITGKVGGNASALGGEALERLFLSFPQTKTYFSHFDLSHGSADVQAHGGKVLSAIVEAAKHLDNLEGSLSKLSDLHAYNLRVDPGNFSLLSHCILVVLASHFPNDFDATAHAAFDKFLAVVSHILTSKYR from the exons ATGACTTTCTCTGACGCTGAGAAGGCTGCCATTGCGTCTATCACTGGCAAAGTCGGTGGAAATGCCAGCGCTCTCGGTGGCGAAGCTTTGGAAAG GTTGTTCCTGAGCTTCCCCCAGACCAAGACTTACTTCAGCCACTTTGACCTGAGCCATGGATCTGCTGATGTCCAGGCACATGGAGGAAaggtcctgtctgctattgtagAGGCTGCCAAACATCTGGACAACTTGGAGGGATCCCTGTCCAAACTGAGTGACCTGCATGCCTACAACCTGAGAGTGGACCCAGGAAACTTCAGT CTGCTGTCTCACTGTATCCTGGTCGTCCTGGCATCTCACTTCCCCAATGACTTTGATGCCACCGCCCATGCTGCTTTTGACAAATTCCTTGCCGTAGTGTCTCACATCCTCACCTCCAAATACAGATAA